ATATCAGAAAGGGGCGCCGCAATTTCAATAGCTTCTATGAAAAACTCTGTATCGCTAAATATGTTAAAACACTAATTATATTAGTATATTGCAGATTTTGTCAAATGCAAATTTTGTTATCAAATCTCTTGTTAATTACTTCATCGTTTCCCTGGTGGTCTTGGCTTTTCCATACTTCCGTGTTTGACAAAAAAAATTCCAGTGAGATTTTGCAAGTCTCACTGGAATTTTAAAGGGTACACTATCTATTTAGTATAATACCATGAAATACGTAAAAGCCAGTTACCTTCTTCTTTTCAGCTCAAAATTTGCTGTAGTAGCTTTTCCCGGTTCTACCGTAACCTCCTGAGATACTTCCTTCAGTTTTTCATGCCATGTCTTTACCACATATTTCCCTAGTGGAACGCCCTCGATGGTGTAGTTTCCATCTTTATCCGTTACTGCAAAATAAGGATTCTCAAATGTAACAACATAACCAGCCATTTCTGCATGGACGTTGCAAAGAAGAGGGGTCTCACCTACAACATCAAAAAGCACCTCTTTTACGACACCTGTAGGATATGTGCCTAAATTAAACTGCAAGGCAGCGGTAGGAGGAGAAAATACGTTATGGCGTACTGCGTCACTATTGGGAAAATCCACGGTAGTACCTTTCTGCATAGCTACAACCCGGGGCACATATGTAAGGTTAAGCTGGTCAACAACTGCATGTTCCGCGGGAGGGTCAAACTTGTTGTCTCCAACCTTCTCTATAAATACAATAGCATCGGCATTATTTCTCATTTTCTGACAAGTTACAACACCGGTAATGGAACCTGCATTATCTACCTTCGGTAAACTTTTGACTGTCTTCTTTAGCTTTTGCTGTGCCTCTTCCAACTTCCTCTGCGCTTCGGCAGCTTCTTCTGCTGTCAATGCCTTCTTTTCCTCAGCTTGAGCCCACACAAATGAATTATACGAAAAAGCTATACACGAAACTGCAAAGATCCCGGAAATAAGATATCTTTTCATAAATCTTTTTTCTCCTCCTAACTTTAATTTAAAATTTCTAAAAATAAGTGAGCTAACAAATGTTTTTGCCTGCATCTGTTAGCTCACTTTTGTCTTACATACCTGTTAAGCTTTTTCTACTTTTACCAACTCGCCGTTTAGATACTTCTTCATGAAGTCGTTTTCGTTACCGGTTGTATACCCGGTCTTTGCAGGATCCCATAATCCCTTGCCACCAATACCGCCATCCTCTGCCTTGGTAATCTTTACTAAAGTCTCCTTGGGAACCGTATTGATCCCGTGGTTATCGGCCTCAAAACCGAACACAAACTTCATACCGATCTTGGCTTTATGGAACAGGCTATCAAGTTGGTGCATCGGCATCGACCAATCCCGCGTAAGACTCTGCTGAGAACCATAACGGAAGCTAGATTGATATCCGGTACCCGCTGATAATGCCCTGCCATCAGGCCTGGTTTCATGAGCCTTCACACTCCTTTCCGTAGCAATCCATGAAGAGTGTTTAATCATCGTTACCCCGTAAGGATAGGATGAATTATACTTAGCTCTCAGCATAAGCCTGGATACCTTATAGAACGGATCATTCGGCTTCCAGCCTTCGTATGGTCTATCGGCTGGGTTAGCATCCACGTAGACATAATCACCATCATTGATGCCCAAATCTTTCGCCGCCTGCGGGTTTATATTAATTTGATGCTCACCAACACCCGGCATCCTCTTGTCCATCCTATAGGGATCGCCAAAATTGTTATTCCAGATGAAGTTCCAGTCTGTTACCGCCCATTGTGAATGCACCGTATGTCTGGATTTCGGTGTTACACAAAAGAACTTATATCCTTTCTCCCACAGGAAGTTCTTTGTTTGTTTTGTCTCGGCCCATGATTTCTTGATATTCCTTACCGTTCTCTCATCCCAGTGCTCTGCGCTCTCCGGAACTCCATAATCATCGGGACGGATATATGGATTGGTGCTTACAATTACGTTTGGTAAGTACTGAGTTGCTTCAGGCCCTTCACGATGGACAATAAAATTCTCACCGTACTCAATAATCTCCGATTCATCATTGTAAGCCTGCAGTCTTCCCGTTGGTGTGTAGAATGGAAGACTTTCGTGTACCTGTTCCCAGAATGGCTGCCTTGGATAAGTCCTGTAATTTAACAATGCCACGCCGGGTTCTCCATATTTACCAGCTACGATATCATCAAAAGTATACCCCTTGCTGGTCGTACTACCATCAAGTAATCTATTGATATATATCTCTGGCCTGCCCTCCAAGGCAAATTTCCAGAAGTCCCTGAATCTCATATCCCTAAGCAATTCACCCAGCTTAGCCGCCATACCAGCAAGGATCATCACATCATCCTTGGAATCATTGACTGGCCTTATACCACCCTTCCATATTTGGAAGAACGGGTTTGAGCATGAACTGGTAATCTCGTGGGTCTCAAACTCCATCCAGGAATTAGCAGGGAATGCGAAGTCTGCATACTCGATGGAACCCGTCATTTCAATGTCGTTGGACATAATCTGCTCTATATTGGGATTTACATTCTTCAGCATCTGATATACATGCTTTGCGTTATTGACCAGGTTTACGTTGGTAAACCACATGATTTTTGTCGGAGTTGGCATGTGTGTCTTGCCTGTGAAACATTTACGTCCGTACTTAGGCGTATTTACAATCAATGGCCTGTCATTGTGATTCCAGTATGCAACTTCTTCATCGTAGGCACGACCTTTTACCTTTAAATCCATTGCAGGCGCGTCTGGATCAAGGTTTGGATTGAATACATCCTCAGCCACCCAGCCATAAAATCCAGGACCACACCATTTTGCAGACTGAAAATTACCAGCCTTGTAATTTCCTGCCCAGGTATGAGAGCCAGAGCCCACATAACCGACATTTCCAGTTAACATTAATGGTAAGTATGTCGACCTATTCATTAACGTTGCATGAAACCAGTGATTGATACCCTCACCGTAATGGATTGCTACTGGTTTTATGGTCGCAATATCGTGCGCCAACCTTACGATTAACTCTTTTGGAGAATTGGTCATTTCGACTACGCTGTCGATATCATAATCTTTAAGGTGTATCTTATACATCTCAAAGAGCGGCATGACCTCGACCTCTTTACCATCAACAGTTTTTACCTTAAAAGTACCATCGAGCACAGGATCAATTTTTTTAGCCACCAGTTTATCACCGACATCATCCCTGGTAATCGGTTTTGGACCATTCGTCTTTGCATCCCACACTACAAAGTCACCTATGATTT
This window of the Candidatus Brocadia sp. genome carries:
- a CDS encoding nitrate oxidoreductase subunit alpha, encoding MKLTRRTFLQVAGATGATFTLANKAMAFRLLKPAVEVGNPLDAYPDRAWESVYRDQYRYDRTFTFTCSPNDTHACRVRAFVRNEVVMRVEQNYDHQNYSDLYGNKATRNWNPRMCLKGYTFHRRVYGPYRLRYPLIRKGWKQWADDGFPELTPENKSKYMFDARGQDELLKASWDDAWTYAAKGIIHITKKYSGEEGAKKLIEQGYPKEMVDAMKGAGTRTFKGRGGMGLLGVIGKYGMYRFNNTLALVDSHNRGVGPDKALGGRNWSNYTWHGDQAPGHPFSHGLQASDVDMNDIRFSKLVIQTGKNLIENKMPEAHWLTQVMERGGKLVVITPEYSPSAQKADYWIPIKCNTDTALFLGLTKILMDEKLYDADYVKKFTDFPLLVRTDTLKRLQAKDIFPDYKLEDISHGASYKIQGLHDDQREIIGDFVVWDAKTNGPKPITRDDVGDKLVAKKIDPVLDGTFKVKTVDGKEVEVMPLFEMYKIHLKDYDIDSVVEMTNSPKELIVRLAHDIATIKPVAIHYGEGINHWFHATLMNRSTYLPLMLTGNVGYVGSGSHTWAGNYKAGNFQSAKWCGPGFYGWVAEDVFNPNLDPDAPAMDLKVKGRAYDEEVAYWNHNDRPLIVNTPKYGRKCFTGKTHMPTPTKIMWFTNVNLVNNAKHVYQMLKNVNPNIEQIMSNDIEMTGSIEYADFAFPANSWMEFETHEITSSCSNPFFQIWKGGIRPVNDSKDDVMILAGMAAKLGELLRDMRFRDFWKFALEGRPEIYINRLLDGSTTSKGYTFDDIVAGKYGEPGVALLNYRTYPRQPFWEQVHESLPFYTPTGRLQAYNDESEIIEYGENFIVHREGPEATQYLPNVIVSTNPYIRPDDYGVPESAEHWDERTVRNIKKSWAETKQTKNFLWEKGYKFFCVTPKSRHTVHSQWAVTDWNFIWNNNFGDPYRMDKRMPGVGEHQININPQAAKDLGINDGDYVYVDANPADRPYEGWKPNDPFYKVSRLMLRAKYNSSYPYGVTMIKHSSWIATERSVKAHETRPDGRALSAGTGYQSSFRYGSQQSLTRDWSMPMHQLDSLFHKAKIGMKFVFGFEADNHGINTVPKETLVKITKAEDGGIGGKGLWDPAKTGYTTGNENDFMKKYLNGELVKVEKA